The genomic stretch GCCCCCAAAGCCAGTACCAGTTATTAATGCTTCCTTTTAGCCCAAACCATGACAAGAGTGAACCCCATCAATGACATTATTACAGTCTGCAAATAAGAGAAAGAATGAATACCTTCAAATCTATACAATCCCTAATATGGTCTCGAATTGTAACTTCAAAATAGCAGCTTTCAAAATTAAGTTGTGTTGATGGCTTCTTTGAGTTTGAAtacgaaataattttttttttttactcttcaAAGGACTTGAACATCAGACCTTGTGGGAACAAACAAAATGCCGGACCATTTGAGCTACCCCTCTTAGGTCAATACGAAATAACTTTAAGCAATCTCAGATCACAAACCATAGAAAGACTAGCAAGAGCAAAGATTAACAGTATGTTTGGCAGGGTGGAAATATGGGAGGATGGAGAGGTATGGAGGGAAAAAAGTGGAACTTACTGAGATTGCTGGAGGCACACCAACTAGTGGATCTTGGAAAAATCTATTAGCAAGTGCAAGGCCCAGAAGACTGCTCTGCATCCCTGTAATGATTTGAAACAAGAATGTAAAAACAAAAATGGACTGTTTAATAAATTCTACATATAATAGTATACTACTAACAGAAAACGAAAAAAAACCTGTCTCATAGGATAGAGTTCTTTGCAGTGCTTTCACATCAGGTTCCTTATGAAAGACCATTCCGGTGAGGATATAACCGGTTATAAATGCCGATAAATGAAAGGCAATAATGAGCAACAAAACAGTTAATCCAAAAGGAGACAGTACAGATTCTATGTTGAGAGCAAGTGGAGCTCCGACGCACAGAGCGGTCACAAATACCGATAACGGAGGCAAAAATGGACGAATAGCATTGCAGAGTCGAGGAAAGAACCTAAACATGAGATCATATGACAAGTTAGAACCTTAAACAGAGAATGTTggattaaaacatatatatttatatacattttgGTGAAAAGGTATCACCTATTCAGAAGCAAGCCTGAAACAATTGGAGTAATAACAATTTGCAGAATGCTAGAAATCATTCCTTTAACATCAACAGGCAATCTCTTTCCAATGAGTAAGAGTGACAATAATGGTGTGACAATTACTGCTGTAGCTGTTGATAACGATGTCATGACAATGCTTAGAGGAGCCATTTTGGGGTCAGTCAGAAAAGTAGCATAGTTGGAGAGTTGTGCACCACTAACACAAGATACCAACATAATCCCAGCACCTAAAACAGATTTAGAAGAGAGTTAGAGCAAGCACACCAATACTTATAAGACCAAGTGGCTGATCCTAACCTATAGGAGTTGGTAGACCAAATACTACAACCGAGATCAAGCCAAAAAAATATCCAAGAAGCGGCTTGATTACATATTGACCAACATAACCAGCAAAAATAGGTAATGGTCTCTTAAAAGCTTGAAGAAAATCCCTTTCGCTGGAATTAACTCCTACTGCAAACATCAAAAAGCCTAAAGCAGGTGCGTAGTACCTGAAAACATAACACAAGACAATACAAAGTACAGTATTTACATTCAAAACTAACTCTTTATTTCTCAAATGCCTCAACTATAAGAAAATTCCACAACCTTGTGGTAAACCATGTAAAGGAAGGTGGATAGATTAAAGCCAGGAGTGTACTAGCTAGGACAACATGAGGTAGAAATGAATTTGATTTCTTCAGAATCTCCAGGATTGAAAACTTCTTCTGCTGAACCATCTGAAAGAAGACAACATTTAATTTTAAGCTACAATCAACGAGGCTCGAAATCATTTTGCATAGGACTCGTTATAATAATAAGTAACATAAAGTTCAGCAGCACTTCAACATACAAAGTCCAAAAAGTGCATTTGAAAATATCAAGACTTTGGAGGTCAATTGTGGATAATGGTTAAATATTAAAACTTTTACAATCCAACATACATTTTCAAAGTTTGTTCTAATATTTAATCCTTGTCAGGACTGAATATTATCCCATTATAAAACAAACCCACCTTCGTAAAAAGGGGTGCCATCCCACATTTAGAACACTGAACCTCCAAATTAAACTATTATTCTAGTCCAACCCAATGAATGAACTCAATTCAACTAAAATACCCAGATAATAAATAACTATGCTAAACCATTTAGTGGACAAGTACTTCACCATGAAAAAGGCAAAATGTGCTCTCATTTGGGAATAAGAtatgaaaaaaaagagaaatcgacaataatattgaaaataaataaataataatcagAACCTCTGTCTTTCCGTGAGCACAATCTTGATCGGAGTCCAATTCCATTGAAGCGGGAAACTTCTCCGGTTGACATCTGCGCactatatatatgcatatgtacCCACCCAGAAAGGAAAATTAACCCAATACCAAAATGAAGGGCagtttttaaaaaatgaaaactttGGAGTTGAATCGAAGAACTAACGAGGAGAGAATGACTCAAACCGAGTGGAAAGACCCAAAGGCAGAGAGCGCGAGGGAGAAGACGATTTCGGGAGCTGAGACTTTGGCGGAATACGGCGGAGACGGTGAACAGGGAAGCGGGAGTGCTGGGGACAGTGGATCTGCAACCGCCATGTGTGTTGAGTagatttcaaattcaaattcaaagtcaAATGCATTCTGCTTAGCCAACTTTACTTCCTCTCTCCCTCAAGGTTTGACTTTTACGATCAAATTTTTTTATCAGTAGTTTCCTTCTTCAATTTTTACTTAGGGCAAGTCCAATCATAAAATTGATTTTGGTGATATTTTAACAACAAAAGTTGATATTCACCTTATAATATTTGGGTTCGAGGTATATTTCGAGTGCATAGTGATTTATTTTTATATTCCACCCACACTCACCAAAATTTACACACgacaatatttataatattattatattattttattaaatcatcaacattattttatacatatatatttaacaaaatattaatattaaaactGAAAAAGTAAATGTATTAAATGGTCCCTTGAGTGACCCGTAGTATTCTCTCTGCATGGTCCAAGGTGACCTTTGGTTTTCTTGGGTCTGAATCTTTCTGGTGTAGTTCATGCAACAATGGGTAATCATGGTGAAGAGCTTAACAACATCACAACATCATATCTATGGCAAATAGTCTTGCCGTGGACTCTGGGGAAAAGGAAGATCAAAGGGCCTTTCTTGctttggaagaagaagaggaggactggggggggggggggaggggagGTGGTAAATGTCGACATTATTTCTCAGTCCGTCATTGGGAGAGTCTTTGCAAAAAGGAGATGTGGAAGGAAGTTTTTGCAAACCATTTTTAGTAGAAGATGGAGAGTGGAGTCGAACTGGAGGGTGAAGATTCTTAAACATGACCACTGTAGTACGTACGTGGGGTTCACTTTCGACTGCCAGGCTGATGCACAATGGGTAAGCAAGGAGGAGATATGGAGATATAATGGTGGATTCATGTTCGTTGCTAACTGGCCGAGCTTTGGGATATGGGAGGAGGCTGCCTTAAATGGGGTTCCATGTTGGGTCCGATGCTATGGATTCCCATTAAAGGCGCTGAATAGAGATAATGTTCTGAGGATTGGTAAGATGGCAGGGGATGTGTTGAAGTGTCCATGGTATTGTTCTGAAAGAATTTTTCTGAATGGATATGCCAGGATTAAAATACGTTTTCCTGTTGGTGTAAGTATTTTCTGTGGAAAGTTTATCCCAATCAATAGGAAAAAAGAATGGATTTACTTTCGATTTAAGGACTTGCCCCTGATATGTTTTGCTTGCGGGAGATGGGGACATGATGAAAAAGAATGCAAGAATGAGATTATCTATGTCAAAAATAGGATGGGTGCTTCGGTAAAATATTATGGGCACTGGCTTAAGAATGAACATGTGCTACAAAACTGTTTTGATAGCAAAATTTTCGAAAAAAGAGACAAGCATGTCACTGGGGTGATGGCAGGGGACAATTGTGGTCAAGTGGTGAGGAAGACTGGGGTTAATGTGCCTACCAGGGATCAAAATAATAACCAAGCAAGAGGGGGGCCTGATGCTGTCAATGGAGCGATTGGGGTGTCTGTGGAGTCTTCCCAACATGTTATTAATGGTGATGGGGGCTCGGGCAAAGATGCTGATACGCAGGTTGAAGGTGCTTTTATCCAACACAGCCGCAAGGGTGCAAATGGGAGTGAAGGTAGAAAAGCCAAAGGTGATGAGGTAATGTCTGACATTTTTTCTGAAACTTTAGTTGGCTGTCATGTCTCCAACAAGCAGAATGTGAAGGCTGGTTTTAGCATTATGGATGAAACGTGTCAAACTAGTGGTAAGGAGAAGGTGATAACCAGTGTGAAAGGTAACAAAATTGAGGAAAGATCTAACAAGAAAAGACAAGATGGGGAATTTTATAATAATAGTGTGCCTGAtttgagtgaggtgaatgccGCAATAAAGAAACGAAAACAGGCTGAGAGTGGAGTGGTGGGGCATATGCTTTTGTCCTCTAGTGGGACAACCTTTGTTAAAGAATTAGAAAATGTTGATGATAGGGCCAAGGGCACTCATGGGATAAATAACACTTTGCATTCGGCTTTTCTGGAGTTCTCTCCAGGAAGCAAGGAGGGTACTGAAACCAAGGTGGGAGGAAAGCAGTATAACAGGAAGATAATCTCTATAAAAGGGCGTGCAAGAGATGCTGCAAAAAAGGGGAAGAAAAATGCTCTCGCAGGTGGAGTTTTGGTGGATTCGGTGGAGAAGGAGAAGGGTATCTTTGGAGGTGGAGTTGAAGAGAGGAGTGGGTCTTTGGGGGGTGAGTCTTCTGAGCAATCGGATAAGTCATCTTCTTTATTATCTTCGATATCGGCGGGTCTTGTTGATCAAGACCGCCGGGAACAATGAAAATCATTAGCTGGAATGTCCAGGGAATTGGGAATACCTGGACATTCAATGCTCTTAAGTCCCTAGTTAGGGACCATTGTCCTGATGTTATCTTTTTGATGGAATCTAAGTTATCGAGATCTCAAGCAAAAAAGTTAGTGGGAAGTATGAACTGGGTTAATTGGTGGGCGGTGGACCGGTGTGGCATGAGTGGTGGTCTTCTTCTTCTATGGAGGGAGGAGGTGAATCTAAAAGTTATTTCTTGGTCCAAGGGGCACATTGCGGCTTGGATTTCTGGAAAGGGTATGGTTCCGTGGCTCTTCTCTGGTTTTTATGGTAATCCTGATCACTCTAAGCGATCTTTCTCCTAGGATCTCCTTAGAAGGATTAGGGGCATCACTCGAGGGGCGTGGATGTGCATTGGTGATTTTAATGAAATCTGTTTCAATTTGGAAAAAGTGGGAGGCAATCAAAGGAATGGGATGGCTATGGAGAAATTCAGGGAGGCCTTAGATGAGTGTGGCCTTATTGATTTTGGAAATGTTGGCAATGAGATGACTTGGTGTGGTAGGGGAATTCTTGAGAGACTGGATCGAGCTTTATGCTGCAAGGATTGGTTTGACCTTTTCCCTTGTGCTAAGGTGGAGATTCTTAATTGGTTATGCTCCGACCATAGGCCTATCTTGGTTACTTTCTATGGTAGGGAGTCTGAGGATAAATGTGGCTTGGTTAGGAGGAATACGAGATTCCACTTCGAGGAGGCCTGGTGTGAAGATGATCAGTGCAAATCTGTGGTTTCTGGGTGTTGGGAGAGAAGTGGTCGGTGCTTTGATTCTCTTGGAATAAAGAACAAGATATTGAGGTACGGTTTGTCTTTGAATTCCTGGAATAAAAAAAGAAAGAGGGAGTGGAACAAGGAGATGAGGGAGGCGAAAGGGGTGTTATCTTTCTTATCTAAAGCAAATGATCCTGATAAATGGAAAGACTTAAAGGAGGCTGAAGATAAGGTCAATTGTCTTATGGAAAAGGAAGAAATGTATTGGAGACAGAGAAGCCGGGCTCTTTGGTTAAAGAATGGTGATAGAAACTCAAAAAAAAATCACCATAAAGCCTCAGCTAGAAGGAAGAAGAATACTATCCTGGGGCTTCGTGATTCTTTGGGGTGCTGGCAGGATGAGGAGACTATTGTGGAGAAGCTGATTTGTGATTATTTTTCGAATTTGTTTACATCTTCGGGGGTCCGAAGGGAAGATATGAGTGGTGTTATTTCGTGTGTGGAGCCTAAGATCACTGAGAGTATCAATAGGTATCTTATTTCTGATTTTTCGGAGGAGGAAGTCATC from Humulus lupulus chromosome 5, drHumLupu1.1, whole genome shotgun sequence encodes the following:
- the LOC133778283 gene encoding probable sodium/metabolite cotransporter BASS6, chloroplastic; this encodes MHLTLNLNLKSTQHTWRLQIHCPQHSRFPVHRLRRIPPKSQLPKSSSPSRSLPLGLSTRFESFSPLRRCQPEKFPASMELDSDQDCAHGKTEMVQQKKFSILEILKKSNSFLPHVVLASTLLALIYPPSFTWFTTRYYAPALGFLMFAVGVNSSERDFLQAFKRPLPIFAGYVGQYVIKPLLGYFFGLISVVVFGLPTPIGAGIMLVSCVSGAQLSNYATFLTDPKMAPLSIVMTSLSTATAVIVTPLLSLLLIGKRLPVDVKGMISSILQIVITPIVSGLLLNRFFPRLCNAIRPFLPPLSVFVTALCVGAPLALNIESVLSPFGLTVLLLIIAFHLSAFITGYILTGMVFHKEPDVKALQRTLSYETGMQSSLLGLALANRFFQDPLVGVPPAISTVIMSLMGFTLVMVWAKRKH